Proteins found in one ANME-2 cluster archaeon genomic segment:
- a CDS encoding 1-(5-phosphoribosyl)-5-[(5-phosphoribosylamino)methylideneamino]imidazole-4-carboxamide isomerase, translating into MKFEVIPAVDLRGGRCVQLVQGIPGTEMVSLDDPIAEALKWIDEGAQTLHLIDLDGAIEGERVNAQVVERIVDATDVRVEVGGGIRTSQDVEALVSVGVDRVIIGTAAVNDPDFVREMSDLHGKGHIMVSLDAKNGRVTTHGWAKTSNFSPPGLGRQLEMAGAGSILFTNIDTEGLLQGVDPIPTQELVEAVSIPVVAAGGITTVDDVRMIKETGAEAAVVGSALYTGRLSLPEAIAAAHG; encoded by the coding sequence ATGAAATTCGAAGTAATACCGGCAGTGGATCTTAGAGGTGGAAGATGTGTGCAACTGGTGCAGGGTATACCAGGGACCGAAATGGTCTCACTGGATGACCCCATTGCAGAGGCGCTCAAGTGGATCGATGAAGGGGCACAGACACTGCATCTCATTGACCTGGACGGTGCCATAGAGGGTGAAAGGGTCAATGCTCAGGTGGTTGAAAGGATAGTAGATGCCACTGATGTAAGGGTAGAAGTTGGCGGTGGTATACGCACTTCCCAGGATGTGGAGGCCCTGGTGAGTGTAGGTGTGGACAGGGTGATCATCGGCACTGCCGCTGTGAACGATCCCGATTTTGTCAGGGAGATGTCTGACCTTCACGGGAAGGGGCATATCATGGTCTCGCTTGATGCTAAAAACGGCAGGGTGACCACCCACGGCTGGGCAAAGACGTCCAATTTCTCACCCCCCGGACTGGGGCGGCAGCTGGAGATGGCGGGAGCGGGTAGTATCCTGTTCACTAATATCGATACCGAAGGACTGCTGCAGGGTGTGGATCCAATACCCACCCAGGAACTGGTTGAGGCTGTGAGCATACCAGTGGTGGCAGCGGGTGGGATCACGACAGTTGACGATGTCAGGATGATAAAGGAAACGGGTGCTGAGGCCGCAGTGGTTGGCAGCGCTCTGTACACAGGCCGGCTGAGCCTGCCAGAGGCTATTGCAGCGGCACATGGATAG